A single region of the Pseudorhodoplanes sp. genome encodes:
- a CDS encoding ABC transporter ATP-binding protein produces MHHSSPIRESAISLRNVNLSLGRGAARVHILKDIDLHIGRGEAIGMVGPSGSGKSTLLMVLAGLERADSGTIVVAGQDLTRLDEDALARFRGGNVGIVFQSFHLIPTMTAIENVAVPLELAGAGDAYARAEEELAIVGLKERLHHYPAQLSGGEQQRVALARALAPNPSILVADEPTGNLDETTGQQVIELLFAGHRTRGTTLVLVTHDPGLAARCDRVVRMRSGRIDDTPAIKAVQA; encoded by the coding sequence ATGCATCATTCCAGTCCCATTCGGGAATCGGCCATTTCCCTGCGGAACGTCAATCTGTCGCTCGGCCGCGGCGCCGCCCGTGTGCATATTCTCAAGGACATCGATCTGCATATAGGACGGGGCGAGGCAATCGGAATGGTCGGACCGTCCGGCTCGGGCAAGTCCACCTTGCTCATGGTCCTGGCCGGCCTGGAGCGCGCCGACAGTGGAACGATCGTCGTCGCCGGTCAGGATTTGACGCGGCTCGACGAGGATGCCCTGGCCCGTTTCCGCGGCGGCAATGTCGGGATCGTGTTTCAATCCTTTCACCTCATTCCGACCATGACGGCGATCGAGAATGTCGCGGTCCCGCTCGAACTCGCCGGCGCCGGTGACGCCTATGCCCGCGCGGAAGAAGAATTGGCGATCGTCGGGTTGAAGGAGCGTTTGCATCACTACCCGGCGCAGTTGTCCGGCGGCGAACAGCAGCGCGTCGCACTGGCCCGCGCGCTGGCGCCCAATCCTTCGATTCTGGTGGCCGACGAGCCGACCGGAAATCTCGACGAGACGACCGGCCAGCAGGTGATCGAATTGCTCTTCGCGGGGCACCGCACACGTGGAACGACACTGGTGCTGGTGACGCACGATCCCGGCCTTGCGGCGCGTTGCGACCGCGTGGTGCGGATGCGTTCGGGTCGCATCGACGACACGCCTGCCATCAAGGCTGTGCAGGCATGA